One window of the Chanos chanos chromosome 11, fChaCha1.1, whole genome shotgun sequence genome contains the following:
- the tapt1b gene encoding transmembrane anterior posterior transformation protein 1 homolog, whose product MADSVAAGLDEKDTENEDKEREKRVPISTDKTEKNSGTSELTETLGFYERNARKRDRNRNLSDLSLVRFISAELTRGYFLEHNEAKYTERRERVYTCLRIPKELEKLMVFGFFLCLDAFLYVFTLLPLRVLLALIRLLTLPCCGLSGSRLLQPAQVCDVLKGFIMILCYSMMHYVDYSMMYHLIRGQSVIKLYIIYNMLEVADRLFSSFGQDILDALYWTATEPKEKKRAHIGVIPHFLMAVLYVFLHAILIMVQATTLNVAFNSHNKSLLTIMMSNNFVEIKGSVFKKFEKNNLFQMSNSDIKERFTNYVLLLIVCLRNMEQFSWNPDHLWVLFPDVCMVIASEIAVDVVKHAFITKFNDITADVYSEYRASLAFDLVSSRQKNAYTDYSDSVSRRMGFIPLPLALLLIRVVTSSVKIQGSLSYVCVLLFYLGMITLKVLNSIVLLGKSCLYVKEANMEEKLFQAPPSAAPSRTSSRAHRVKRTRDAPGEPAEEDVSTSITKQPTHEAECPAPGIPNSESDQFLTTPDESEEKSIGQDGTELKQRAPKKDLLEIDRFTICGNRID is encoded by the exons ATGGCCGACTCAGTTGCGGCGGGGCTAGacgaaaaagacacagaaaatgaggacaaggagagggagaagcGAGTTCCCATTAGCACTGACAAGACGGAGAAAAACAGCGGCACCTCTGAGCTGACGGAAACTCTGGGATTTTATGAGAGAAATGCAAGAAAAAGGGATAGAAACCGCAACCTGTCTG ACCTCTCTCTTGTCAGGTTTATCAGCGCGGAGCTTACCAGAGGGTACTTTCTAGAACACAATGAGGCCAAATACACAGAACGCAGAGAACGAGTCTACACCTGTCTGCGCATCCCAAAAGAACTGGAGAAG ctGATGGTATTTGGCTTTTTCCTGTGTCTGGATGCCTTTCTGTATGTCTTCACTCTGCTTCCACTCCGAGTATTACTAGCCCTCATTCGACTACTCACATTGCCCTGCTGTGgactcag TGGCTCTCGTCTGCTGCAGCCTGCACAAGTATGTGACGTGTTGAAGGGTTTCATCATGATCCTCTGTTACTCCATGATGCACTACGTGGACTATTCCATGATGTACCACCTGATCCGAGGCCAGTCTGTCATCAAACTCTACATCATTTACAATATGCTCGAG GTGGCGGATCGTTTGTTCTCCTCGTTTGGTCAAGATATTTTGGATGCTCTGTACTGGACAGCCACAGAAcccaaagagaagaaaagagccCACATCGGAGTTATCCCGCATTTCCTCATGGCTGTTCTCTACGTCT ttctgcatGCCATTCTCATTATGGTTCAGGCCACCACTCTCAATGTAGCCTTCAACTCCCATAACAAATCACTGCTCACCATCATGATGTCCAACAac TTTGTTGAGATCAAGGGCAGTGTGTTTAAAAAGTTTGAGAAGAACAACCTTTTCCAGATGTCCAACAGTG ATATTAAAGAGCGATTCACAAATTACGTCCTACTGTTGATCGTGTGCCTCCGGAACATGGAACAGTTCTCCTGGAACCCAG ATCACCTGTGGGTGCTGTTTCCTGACGTGTGCATGGTCATCGCGTCCGAGATCGCCGTGGATGTGGTCAAACACGCCTTCATCACCAAGTTCAACGACATCACAGCCGAC GTCTACAGTGAGTACAGAGCTAGCCTGGCGTTTGACCTGGTCAGCAGCCGACAGAAGAAT GCATATACCGactacagtgacagtgtgtccAGGAGAATGGGTTTCATTCCACTTCCTTTAGCCCTGTTG ctgatcCGAGTTGTGACAAGCTCAGTGAAAATCCAGGGCTCTCtctcctatgtgtgtgtgctacttTTCTACCtggg aATGATCACTCTGAAGGTGTTGAACAGTATCGTGTTGTTGGGGAAGTCATGTCTGTACGTAAAGGAAGCTaacatggaggagaaactgttCCAGGCCCCGCCCTCTGCCGCCCCCAGCCGCACCTCCAGCCGAGCCCATCGAGTCAAACGCACACGAGACGCTCCAG GTGAGCCGGCGGAGGAGGACGTGTCCACGTCAATCACCAAACAGCCGACCCACGAGGCCGAATGCCCCGCCCCGGGAATACCCAACAGCGAATCGGATCAGTTTCTGACGACGCCGGACGaatcagaggagaaaagcaTCGGTCAGGACGGAACAGAACTCAAACAGAGAGCACCCAAAAAAGACCTGCTCGAAATAGATCGTTTCACCATCTGTGGGAACCGGattgactga